One window of the Brevibacterium limosum genome contains the following:
- a CDS encoding CDP-glycerol glycerophosphotransferase family protein produces the protein MNPVRSIARSALQSRVWKSTSRWIRGTERWNRLEDEFDGSYVKADVVVYFGDRSSKFYQLEQWIPVLEELHRRHRVVLVLRKGSALTSALEATRLPIVFKRRFDTLHTFYHANEFKLAIYVNNGVTNFQSLAFAPMVHVHVNHGESDKLSMVSNQAKSYDKVFVAGDAAVERHRRALIDFDESALVKVGRPQLDIDRPSELQPSAARTIMYAPTWEGENESNNYTSVDLFGPQIVEAALQIPGTRVIYKPHPRVESSKDPAMTEANTRILELIEAANETIADEILQHQVLMQGDILAMFDTVDLLITDISSVGLDFLYLHSDKPLALTDRRNDAATLNAEAPISRATPVIDASTINGAESMLTEMFSKDTAAEARHELRQYYFGEGGKGSSSALFTEAVSKLIADRTVELESFHSESVNAESSDE, from the coding sequence ATGAACCCCGTCCGATCAATCGCTCGCAGCGCGTTGCAATCACGTGTTTGGAAAAGTACAAGCCGATGGATTCGAGGCACCGAGCGGTGGAATCGCCTGGAGGACGAGTTCGACGGCAGCTACGTCAAGGCTGACGTAGTGGTCTACTTCGGTGATCGCAGCTCGAAGTTCTATCAGCTCGAACAGTGGATTCCAGTACTCGAAGAGCTGCACAGAAGGCACCGGGTCGTCCTGGTGCTGAGGAAGGGCTCAGCCTTGACGAGTGCGCTGGAAGCCACACGCCTGCCGATTGTCTTCAAACGACGGTTCGACACTTTGCACACCTTCTACCACGCGAATGAATTCAAATTGGCAATCTACGTGAATAACGGGGTGACGAACTTCCAGTCCCTGGCCTTCGCGCCGATGGTTCATGTTCATGTCAATCACGGTGAATCGGACAAGTTGAGCATGGTGTCCAACCAGGCCAAATCCTATGACAAGGTCTTCGTTGCCGGAGATGCTGCAGTCGAACGACACCGAAGAGCCCTCATCGACTTCGATGAATCCGCGCTGGTCAAGGTGGGACGGCCGCAGCTGGACATCGACAGGCCATCGGAGCTTCAACCGTCGGCGGCCCGGACGATCATGTACGCACCCACCTGGGAAGGGGAGAACGAGTCGAACAACTACACTTCGGTCGATCTCTTCGGACCACAGATCGTCGAAGCCGCTCTACAGATTCCTGGCACCCGTGTGATCTACAAGCCTCATCCCCGGGTGGAATCGTCGAAGGATCCGGCGATGACCGAAGCGAATACCCGAATCCTAGAACTTATCGAGGCAGCCAATGAAACCATTGCTGACGAGATTCTGCAGCATCAGGTGCTCATGCAGGGAGATATCCTCGCTATGTTCGACACGGTTGACCTGCTCATTACCGACATCTCCAGCGTCGGCCTCGATTTCCTCTATCTTCATTCGGACAAGCCGCTCGCACTGACCGATCGTCGAAACGACGCCGCCACGCTCAATGCCGAAGCGCCGATCAGTCGTGCGACCCCCGTCATCGATGCGTCTACGATCAATGGCGCCGAGTCGATGCTCACGGAGATGTTCTCGAAGGACACGGCAGCGGAGGCCCGACACGAGCTGAGGCAGTACTACTTCGGTGAAGGCGGAAAGGGTTCGTCGTCCGCGCTGTTCACCGAGGCGGTGTCCAAGCTGATCGCCGATCGCACCGTCGAGCTGGAGAGCTTCCATTCAGAGAGCGTCAACGCCGAGTCCAGCGACGAATAG
- a CDS encoding NAD-dependent epimerase/dehydratase family protein produces the protein MANEDRSVDSGSEATDVVLFDTPVFSEDVARISAARLPWEQYRNAEILVTGASGMIPMYIVGSLLAANDAYDLGLHVTGMVRNREKAEQRFGSALKRSDFTLLAGDVIDTKRFERKFSTIFHGASPARPSLHKSSPVTTLKANTLGTINLLDALVDARGRSFVLLSSSEVYGAVKGSGLISEDDEGTLQHFAPRASYSEGKRIAETALAAYADEFGIRGLSLRFGHIYGPGMALDDGRVQADFLADVVRGRNVRMMSAGAATRTYTYVADAVEGLFFAHLHGEGQVYNVADPAGNISIRELAETFAAARPEMNLALDFVNPEDGRSFSPVASLGLDAAKLTGLGWVAGTSLADGVSRTIQTFEDGPAIV, from the coding sequence GTGGCGAATGAGGACCGGTCGGTCGACTCAGGTTCGGAAGCCACTGACGTCGTTCTCTTCGATACGCCGGTGTTCTCCGAGGATGTCGCACGCATCTCCGCGGCTCGGTTGCCGTGGGAGCAGTATCGGAATGCGGAGATTCTCGTCACCGGTGCCTCCGGCATGATTCCCATGTACATAGTCGGTTCGCTGCTGGCAGCGAACGATGCCTACGACCTCGGACTTCATGTCACGGGAATGGTGCGCAACCGAGAAAAGGCCGAACAGAGATTCGGCTCCGCGCTCAAACGCTCAGATTTCACTCTGCTGGCTGGCGACGTCATCGACACGAAGCGTTTCGAACGCAAGTTCTCGACGATCTTCCACGGCGCCTCTCCGGCTCGACCGAGCTTGCATAAGTCGTCTCCCGTCACGACCCTTAAGGCGAATACCCTCGGAACGATCAACCTCCTTGACGCGCTTGTCGACGCACGCGGGAGGTCCTTTGTCCTCCTGTCCTCGTCGGAGGTTTACGGGGCGGTCAAAGGCAGCGGCCTTATCAGCGAAGACGACGAGGGAACGTTGCAGCATTTCGCGCCGCGCGCCAGTTACTCAGAAGGCAAACGCATCGCCGAGACCGCGCTGGCTGCCTATGCTGATGAGTTCGGTATCAGGGGACTCAGCCTGCGTTTCGGGCATATCTATGGCCCTGGGATGGCACTTGATGACGGTCGAGTACAGGCGGATTTCCTTGCCGACGTAGTTCGCGGTCGCAATGTGCGGATGATGAGCGCCGGTGCCGCGACCCGGACATACACGTACGTTGCGGACGCCGTGGAGGGGCTGTTCTTTGCCCATCTGCATGGTGAGGGACAGGTCTACAACGTCGCCGATCCCGCTGGGAACATCAGCATCCGTGAGCTGGCCGAGACCTTTGCCGCGGCACGGCCAGAGATGAATCTCGCGCTGGACTTCGTCAATCCGGAGGACGGGCGATCGTTTTCACCGGTTGCCTCACTCGGTTTGGACGCTGCAAAGCTCACCGGTCTTGGTTGGGTCGCAGGAACATCGCTTGCCGACGGCGTTTCCCGGACAATTCAGACGTTTGAAGATGGCCCAGCCATCGTCTGA
- a CDS encoding glycosyltransferase, with protein sequence MRDDVELVNIWQDLRRRSDHELARLEGELPRSPIPTADGELENITAFYDVVRNARSGKIVRRNYFRGDGSLLVADIQDPKLGRRFVLHSLNGTPTVEWRRPRDFYNAWIRAVVNKEPAVVIVDDKKVSEFIHEISDRNFGLVLFLHGTHLRHPWNGDHGQVLPRRVDTVRNLDRFDVVGVQTRQQAEAVRAIGFTEDNIRLLTGELPAGSVLSEATKERSMDKAVMIANLIELKRVDHPIRAVAGLRDRGLDVSLTILGEGPERSRLEKLIDALGVRDRVELPGYVSDVADRLKSASFSVLTSTSEGLPLSMMEAMGAGCVPIVYDITYGPRDLIEQGRNGFITPWSDIDALADQIEEFLSLETDQVDAMRRAAMKTVERYLPEAGYRRWQSALEELRLTNLPSDSIEEPTPPITARKLKCEATPRGCRLELEIDHIHPTVAESLQMVIAGRKRNTFFIAGKPEISARRFGQRTVLAFNVDYESFSESANETFDVYLRRPHDLWTSKRRIRTPNGFRSRRAEAWEWYSTTHGNLSVRPQS encoded by the coding sequence ATGCGTGATGACGTCGAGCTGGTGAACATTTGGCAGGATCTGCGGAGGAGATCCGATCACGAACTTGCGCGCCTTGAGGGGGAATTGCCGCGGAGTCCGATCCCGACCGCGGACGGTGAACTTGAGAACATCACCGCCTTCTACGATGTCGTCCGCAACGCGCGCAGCGGCAAGATCGTTCGCCGCAATTACTTCAGGGGAGACGGAAGTCTTCTGGTCGCTGACATTCAGGATCCTAAGCTGGGCAGAAGGTTCGTCCTCCATTCCCTGAATGGAACGCCGACTGTGGAGTGGAGACGGCCGCGAGATTTCTACAACGCCTGGATCAGGGCAGTTGTGAACAAGGAACCCGCTGTCGTCATCGTCGATGACAAGAAGGTCAGCGAGTTCATCCATGAGATATCGGATCGGAACTTCGGACTCGTCCTGTTTCTTCACGGAACACACCTTCGTCATCCGTGGAATGGCGATCACGGCCAAGTGCTTCCCCGCAGAGTCGATACAGTGCGCAACCTTGACCGCTTCGACGTGGTTGGTGTGCAGACGCGGCAGCAAGCGGAAGCTGTCCGAGCCATCGGGTTCACTGAAGACAACATCAGGCTTCTGACCGGTGAGCTGCCGGCGGGATCGGTGCTGTCGGAAGCTACGAAAGAACGGTCGATGGACAAGGCCGTGATGATCGCCAACCTCATAGAGCTCAAGCGCGTCGATCATCCGATTCGGGCGGTGGCGGGACTGCGTGACCGCGGTCTCGACGTGTCTTTGACGATCCTGGGGGAGGGGCCGGAGCGGTCCCGGCTGGAAAAGCTTATCGATGCTCTCGGAGTTCGTGACCGGGTGGAGCTGCCGGGCTACGTGAGTGATGTCGCGGACAGGTTGAAATCTGCCTCTTTCTCCGTGCTGACGAGTACAAGTGAAGGGCTCCCACTGTCGATGATGGAAGCAATGGGCGCCGGATGCGTTCCCATCGTCTACGACATCACCTACGGTCCGAGGGACTTGATCGAACAAGGTCGGAACGGCTTCATCACGCCGTGGAGCGATATCGACGCGCTGGCCGATCAGATCGAGGAATTCCTCTCCCTGGAGACGGACCAAGTCGATGCCATGCGTAGAGCAGCGATGAAGACTGTCGAGCGTTACCTCCCTGAAGCCGGATACCGACGCTGGCAGAGTGCGCTTGAAGAGCTGAGACTGACGAACCTGCCCAGCGATTCAATCGAAGAGCCGACACCACCGATCACAGCCAGGAAGCTCAAATGCGAGGCGACGCCTCGAGGATGCCGACTCGAGCTCGAAATCGACCACATTCACCCGACGGTTGCTGAGAGCTTGCAAATGGTCATTGCAGGCCGGAAACGAAACACATTCTTCATCGCCGGAAAGCCCGAGATTTCGGCTCGCAGATTTGGTCAGAGGACGGTTCTCGCCTTCAACGTGGACTACGAAAGCTTCTCAGAGTCTGCGAACGAGACCTTCGACGTCTACCTGCGAAGACCTCACGATCTGTGGACGTCGAAGCGCAGAATCCGCACCCCGAACGGGTTTCGTTCCAGAAGGGCGGAGGCTTGGGAATGGTATTCGACGACTCATGGAAATCTATCCGTCCGACCTCAGTCTTGA
- a CDS encoding CDP-glycerol glycerophosphotransferase family protein translates to MVDELTIEGISWERVILSFVVRFPGAAPDSFYLTPNSRPYEVELPIRSESLGDGRFRLTINVTQFNRRAQVPNGTYYLIAQRGEDVYPASYPLERAEELGDASRAFVYNKNFSAYTVTFGVSDDEAAPYFLMRAYSFGRSGKKPSSVAARLKSKAKKKWKSTKRKALRSVFALSSFRRPSDGSNILFASEARPNMQGNLKAVHDRMLERGLDSDFNFGYSFRTGRTSSRQSAFALAWEMGKANTILIDDYFAILKDLGNRDEQKIIQLWHAGSGFKSVGYSRFGQYGSPNLRNAHRLYSYAICGSQHLRDVYSEAFGIEREAVIATGLPRIDGFLREGRAEEVLVDFEKQFPSAKGKRKILFAPTFRGRGSGDAHYDYEQIDFRELYNSCGAGTVILFRQHHFVPDPAPIPPEFADRLIDVASYPDTNDLMLISDVLITDYSSVIYEYALLERPMLFFAYDLDTYSATRGMHKDYREAAPGSIATTFDQLVELIRMPELSNEKTMEFVKENFDYVDTHNSDRVIDSLILSEPVGGYESADLEAEDRISERVGEEDPGAPGQEDQLNEPTDEYADSSDKNEVEDEENQWQTSQ, encoded by the coding sequence GTGGTAGATGAGCTGACAATTGAAGGAATCTCGTGGGAACGTGTGATTCTGTCATTTGTCGTCAGGTTTCCCGGTGCTGCTCCTGATTCCTTCTACCTGACGCCCAATTCTCGACCGTATGAGGTCGAGCTTCCAATCCGGTCGGAGTCGCTGGGGGATGGGCGTTTTCGATTGACGATCAATGTCACGCAGTTCAATCGACGAGCTCAGGTTCCGAACGGGACCTACTATCTCATCGCGCAACGCGGTGAGGATGTCTACCCGGCCTCTTATCCGCTTGAGCGGGCAGAAGAGCTTGGTGATGCATCACGCGCTTTCGTCTATAACAAGAACTTCTCAGCCTACACAGTCACGTTCGGCGTCTCTGACGATGAAGCCGCACCGTACTTCTTGATGCGTGCCTACTCCTTTGGGCGGTCGGGAAAGAAGCCTTCGTCTGTAGCTGCGCGGTTGAAGTCGAAAGCAAAGAAGAAGTGGAAGTCGACTAAGCGCAAGGCACTGCGGAGCGTGTTCGCCCTTTCATCCTTCAGGCGGCCCTCTGACGGAAGCAATATCCTCTTCGCGTCAGAAGCTCGCCCGAATATGCAGGGCAATCTCAAAGCAGTCCATGATCGTATGCTCGAGCGTGGCCTCGACTCAGATTTCAACTTCGGCTACTCGTTCCGCACCGGGCGGACGAGCAGTCGCCAAAGCGCCTTCGCCTTGGCCTGGGAGATGGGCAAGGCGAACACCATCCTCATCGATGACTATTTCGCTATTCTCAAAGATCTGGGTAACCGAGACGAGCAGAAGATCATCCAGCTGTGGCACGCCGGCAGTGGGTTCAAGTCAGTGGGATACAGCCGATTCGGACAATACGGATCCCCGAACCTTCGCAACGCCCACCGGCTGTATTCCTATGCGATATGTGGTTCTCAGCACTTGCGAGACGTCTACAGCGAGGCCTTCGGGATCGAGCGGGAGGCGGTCATCGCGACCGGCCTTCCGCGGATCGATGGATTTTTGCGAGAAGGGCGTGCAGAAGAGGTCCTCGTTGATTTCGAAAAGCAGTTTCCCTCCGCGAAAGGCAAACGTAAGATCCTTTTCGCCCCTACTTTCCGAGGTCGCGGTTCGGGGGACGCGCACTACGACTATGAGCAGATCGATTTCCGTGAACTCTACAATTCCTGCGGAGCAGGTACGGTCATCCTCTTCCGGCAGCATCACTTCGTTCCGGACCCGGCCCCCATCCCACCGGAGTTCGCAGATCGCTTGATCGATGTCGCGTCCTACCCGGATACGAATGACTTGATGTTGATCTCTGATGTGCTCATCACTGACTACTCGTCGGTCATCTACGAATACGCGTTGCTTGAGCGCCCGATGCTCTTCTTCGCTTACGACCTTGATACCTATTCGGCGACTCGTGGGATGCACAAGGACTATCGCGAAGCTGCTCCTGGAAGTATTGCAACCACTTTCGATCAGCTTGTCGAGCTCATCCGAATGCCTGAGCTGAGCAATGAGAAAACGATGGAGTTCGTCAAAGAGAACTTCGACTACGTGGATACGCATAACTCGGACAGAGTGATCGATTCGTTGATTCTCAGCGAGCCTGTCGGCGGATACGAGTCGGCGGATTTGGAGGCCGAAGACCGGATCTCGGAGCGTGTGGGCGAGGAGGATCCTGGAGCTCCCGGCCAAGAAGATCAGCTGAACGAACCCACAGATGAATACGCCGACAGCAGTGACAAGAACGAAGTAGAGGACGAGGAGAACCAATGGCAAACATCGCAGTAG
- a CDS encoding IspD/TarI family cytidylyltransferase, which translates to MAHSSRPKQFLEIHGRPVIVHTLDVFEQHPEIDAIAVAILPQYREHLERLVKRYELTKVKWIVDGGSTGQESRHNALKVVAEHHDPDSIVLIHDGVRPLIDADLVSRNIESAREFGSAVTCTKMTETVVVEEGSGIKEVIPRDPLWTAQAPQTFPLKDVLAGYDRAVAEGENDSIDTCTLMNGFGYQVHRVEGPRTNIKITTASDYYVCRTFLTLIEDREAFGGE; encoded by the coding sequence ATGGCGCACAGTTCCCGTCCCAAGCAGTTCCTTGAGATCCACGGCCGTCCGGTGATCGTGCACACTCTCGACGTATTCGAGCAGCACCCGGAGATCGATGCAATCGCTGTGGCTATCCTGCCTCAGTATCGGGAGCACCTCGAGAGGCTCGTGAAACGATACGAACTGACCAAGGTGAAATGGATCGTCGACGGCGGATCCACCGGACAGGAGTCACGGCATAACGCGCTCAAAGTCGTTGCCGAACACCACGATCCGGACAGCATCGTGCTCATCCACGACGGTGTTCGTCCTCTGATCGACGCTGACCTCGTTTCCCGGAACATCGAGAGCGCGCGTGAATTCGGTTCGGCCGTCACCTGCACAAAGATGACTGAGACGGTTGTCGTCGAAGAAGGATCAGGAATCAAAGAAGTCATTCCCCGCGACCCGTTGTGGACAGCTCAGGCTCCCCAGACATTCCCTCTCAAAGATGTCTTGGCAGGCTATGATCGTGCAGTCGCTGAAGGCGAGAATGATTCCATTGACACATGCACACTGATGAACGGCTTCGGGTATCAGGTTCATCGGGTTGAGGGTCCACGGACGAACATCAAGATCACCACTGCCTCGGACTACTATGTCTGCCGCACATTCCTCACCCTGATCGAAGACAGGGAGGCCTTCGGTGGCGAATGA